One window of the Felis catus isolate Fca126 chromosome E3, F.catus_Fca126_mat1.0, whole genome shotgun sequence genome contains the following:
- the SSTR5 gene encoding somatostatin receptor type 5, whose translation MEPLFPVPTLAAWNASAAAAPGAGGHNGTLAGPAASPGARAVVVPVLYLLVCVVGLGGNALVIYVVLRHAKMKTVTNIYILNLAVADVLLMLGLPFLATQNAVSYWPFGPVLCRLVMTLDGINQFTSVFCLTVMSVDRYLAVVHPIRSARWRRPRVAKLASAGVWTFSLLMSLPLVVFADIQEGWDTCNVSWPEPVGLWGAVFIIYTSVLGFFGPLLVICLCYLLIVVKVKASGVRVGATRRRSERKATRMVVVVVVVFAGCWLPFFIVNIVNLAFVLPAEPASAGAYFFVVVLSYANSCANPVLYGFLSDNFRQSFRKVLCLRKGYGAEDAEAAEPQADKSGRLREATTPARGSEANGLMQTSRL comes from the coding sequence ATGGAGCCTCTGTTCCCGGTCCCCACGCTGGCCGCCTGGAACGCCTCCGCGGCGGCGGCCCCCGGCGCGGGCGGCCACAACGGGACGCTGGCGGGGCCGGCGGCCTCGCCGGGGGCCCGCGCCGTGGTGGTGCCCGTGCTGTACCTGCTGGTGTgcgtggtggggctggggggtaACGCGCTGGTCATCTACGTGGTGCTGCGCCACGCCAAGATGAAGACGGTCACCAACATCTACATCCTCAACCTGGCCGTGGCCGACGTGCTGCTCATGCTGGGGCTGCCCTTCCTGGCCACGCAGAACGCCGTCTCCTACTGGCCCTTCGGCCCCGTCCTGTGCCGCCTGGTCATGACCTTGGACGGCATCAACCAGTTCACCAGCGTCTTCTGCCTGACCGTCATGAGCGTGGACCGCTACCTGGCCGTCGTCCACCCCATCCGCTCCGCCCGCTGGCGCCGCCCCCGGGTGGCCAAGCTGGCGAGCGCGGGCGTCTGGACCTTCTCGCTGCTCATGTCGCTGCCCCTGGTGGTCTTTGCGGACATCCAGGAGGGCTGGGACACCTGCAACGTCAGCTGGCCGGAGCCCGTGGGCCTGTGGGGCGCCGTGTTCATCATCTACACTTCCGTGCTGGGCTTCTTCGGGCCGCTGTTGGTCATCTGCCTGTGCTACCTGCTCatcgtggtcaaggtgaaggcgTCGGGCGTGCGCGTGGGCGCCACGCGGCGGCGCTCGGAGCGCAAGGCGACCcgcatggtggtggtggtggtcgtggTGTTTGCGGGCTGCTGGCTGCCTTTCTTCATTGTCAACATCGTCAACCTGGCCTTCGTCCTGCCCGCGGAGCCCGCCTCTGCGGGCGCCTACTTCTTCGTCGTCGTCCTGTCCTACGCCAACAGCTGCGCCAACCCCGTGCTCTACGGCTTCCTCTCTGACAACTTCCGTCAGAGCTTCCGGAAGGTTCTGTGCCTCCGCAAGGGCTACGGCGCCGAGGACGCGGAGGCCGCGGAGCCCCAGGCCGACAAGAGCGGCCGGCTTCGGGAGGCCACGACGCCCGCGCGCGGCTCCGAGGCCAACGGGCTCATGCAGACCAGCCGGCTGTGA